A window of the Myripristis murdjan chromosome 15, fMyrMur1.1, whole genome shotgun sequence genome harbors these coding sequences:
- the peli1b gene encoding E3 ubiquitin-protein ligase pellino homolog 1b produces the protein MLSPEQDNISTTASTKVPVKYGELIVLGYNGSLPNGDRGRRKSRFGLCKRPKANGVKPSTVHVACTPQAAKAISNKDQHSISYTLSRVQTVVVEYTHDSNTDMFQIGRSTESPIDFVVTDTVAGSQSNSDTQSVQSTISRFACRIMCQRTPPYTARIYAAGFDSSKNIFLGEKAAKWKTLDGQMDGLTTNGVLVMHPRNGFTQDSKPGVWREISVCGNVFTLRETRSAQQRGKMVETESQELVDGSLIDLCGATLLWRTAEGLSRTPTLKHLEALRQEINAARPQCPVGFNTLAFPSMRRKDTPDEKQPWVYLQCGHVHGYHNWGNHREEREGREGRLRECPMCRTKGPYVPLWLGCEAGFYLDAAPPTHAFSPCGHVCSEKTAAFWSQIPLPHGTHTFHAACPFCAQQLTGEQGYVRLIFQGPLD, from the exons ATGCTCTCCCCAGAGCAGGACAACATTTCCACCACCGCCTCCACCAAAGTGCCAGTGAAGTATGGAGAGCTCATTGTGCTGGG gtacaATGGCTCTCTGCCCAACGGGGACCGAGGCAGACGTAAAAGCCGTTTTGGACTCTGTAAAAGACCGAAGGCAAATGGGGTCAAGCCCAGCACAGTTCATGTTGCGTGCACCCCGCAGGCAGCAAag GCCATAAGCAACAAAGACCAGCACAGCATCTCTTACACTCTGTCTCGAGTCCAGACGGTGGTGGTGGAGTACACCCATGACAGCAATACAGACATGTTCCAG aTCGGTCGATCAACAGAGAGTCCCATAGACTTTGTGGTGACGGACACAGTGGCGGGCAGCCAGAGTAACTCAGACACCCAGTCGGTCCAGAGCACCATCTCCCGGTTTGCCTGCCGCATCATGTGCCAGCGCACGCCGCCCTACACTGCGCGCATCTACGCCGCGGGCTTCGACTCCTCCAAGAACATCTTCCTAGGG GAGAAAGCTGCAAAGTGGAAAACGTTGGATGGTCAGATGGACGGGCTGACCACTAATGGTGTGCTTGTGATGCACCCGCGCAACGGGTTCACACAGGACTCCAAGCCCGGTGTGTGGAGAGAGATCTCAGTCTGCGGCAACGTCTTCACCCTTCGAGAAACCCGCTCTGCACAGCAGCGTGGCAAGATG gTGGAGACGGAGAGCCAGGAGTTGGTTGACGGCTCACTCATCGACCTTTGCGGCGCCACCTTGCTGTGGCGCACCGCCGAGGGCCTGTCGCGCACACCCACCCTCAAACACCTTGAGGCGCTGCGGCAGGAGATCAACGCAGCCCGGCCGCAGTGTCCCGTGGGCTTCAACACGCTGGCCTTCCCCTCCATGCGCCGGAAGGACACCCCGGACGAGAAGCAGCCGTGGGTCTACCTGCAGTGCGGCCACGTGCACGGCTACCACAACTGGGGCAACCACCGCGAGGAGAGGGAGGGCCGCGAGGGCCGCCTCAGAGAGTGTCCCATGTGCAGAACCAAGGGGCCCTACGTGCCGCTGTGGCTGGGCTGCGAGGCGGGCTTCTACCTGGACGCCGCCCCGCCCACCCACGCCTTCAGCCCCTGCGGCCACGTCTGCTCGGAGAAAACGGCAGCCTTTTGGAGTCAAATCCCACTGCCCCAcggcacacacaccttccacgCCGCCTGCCCCTTCTGTGCCCAACAGCTGACTGGCGAGCAGGGCTATGTCAGACTCATCTTCCAGGGACCCCTCGACTAG